In Scomber japonicus isolate fScoJap1 chromosome 19, fScoJap1.pri, whole genome shotgun sequence, a single genomic region encodes these proteins:
- the ak1 gene encoding adenylate kinase isoenzyme 1 translates to MADKIKDAKIIFVVGGPGSGKGTQCEKIVAKYGYTHLSSGDLLRAEVASGSERGKTLQAIMQKGELVPLDTVLDMIKDAMIAKADVSKGFLIDGYPREVKQGEEFEKKIGKPCLLLYVDAKAETMVKRLMKRGETSGRADDNEETIKKRLDLYYKATEPVIAHYNGRGIVRKVDSELPVDEVFSQVSKAIDALK, encoded by the exons ATGGCAG ACAAAATCAAGGATGCAAAGATCATCTTTGTCGTGG gTGGGCCTGGCTCTGGAAAGGGCACCCAGTGTGAGAAGATAGTTGCAAAGTATGGCTACACCCACCTGTCTTCTGGGGATCTGCTCCGTGCTGAAGTGGCCTCTGGCTCTGAGAGGGGCAAAACGCTCCAGGCCATCATGCAAAAGGGAGAGCTTGTGCCACTG GACACAGTCTTAGACATGATTAAGGATGCCATGATCGCCAAGGCTGATGTCTCCAAGGGCTTCCTTATTGATGGCTACCCCCGTGAGGTGAAGCAGGGTGAGGAGTTTGAGAAGAAG ATCGGCAAACCCTGCCTGCTGCTGTACGTTGACGCAAAAGCAGAGACCATGGTCAAGAGGCTTATGAAGCGTGGTGAGACCAGCGGCCGTGCTGATGATAATGAGGAGACCATCAAGAAGCGCCTGGACTTGTACTACAAAGCAACAGAGCCAGTAATCGCCCATTATAATGGCCGTGGCATTGTCAGGAAG GTTGACTCTGAATTGCCTGTGGATGAAGTCTTCAGCCAAGTCAGCAAAGCTATTGATGCACTGAAGTAA